The following coding sequences lie in one Fusarium poae strain DAOMC 252244 chromosome 1, whole genome shotgun sequence genomic window:
- a CDS encoding hypothetical protein (BUSCO:32356at5125), whose amino-acid sequence MASSTVPKTCKVITAETIAKGFLGEVKDTLAKIQGENPCTPTLAAFLANGDPAAVKYAEWSKKTCEENGFNFDLRTVDKELLEEEIMKANEDEDVDGMIVYYPIFPNNPSHDKYIQESVDLGKDVEGLRHQHIHNMYHNIRFIDPPENRKKSILPCTPLAVVKILEYLQIYNPILASGNRLYGKTITVINRSEVNGRPLAALLANDGATVYSVDITGVQVFTRGEGIKKARHLVQDKEGWKLEDCLPLSDVVIGGVPVESFKVPTELIREGAVCINFSSYRNFDGPAIKEKASIYVPSVGKVTIAILLRNLVRLIANRPSKDESQKNVEARAEAFADD is encoded by the exons ATGGCTTCATCAACCGTCCCCAAGACCTGCAAGGTCATCACTGCTGAGACCATCGCCAAGGGTTTCCTTGGTGAGGTCAAGGACACACTGGCCAAGATCCAAGGCGAGAACCCGTGCACGCCTACCTTGGCTGCTTTCCTCGCCAACGGTGATCCCGCTGCTGTCAAGTATGCTGAGTGGTCCAAGAAGACATGTGAAGAGAA CGGCTTCAACTTTGACCTCCGAACTGTGGACAAGGAGCTCCTCGAGGAGGAGATCATGAAGGCcaatgaagatgaggatgtcGACGGCATGATCGTCTACTACCCCATCTTCCCCAACAACCCTTCTCACGACAAGTACATTCAGGAGTCTGTCGATCTCGGCAAGGACGTCGAGGGTCTTCGACACCAACACATCCACAACATGTACCACAACATCCGCTTTATTGACCCTCCCGAGAACCGCAAGAAGTCCATCCTCCCTTGCACTCCTCTCGCAGTTGTCAAGATCCTCGAGTACCTGCAGATCTACAACCCCATCCTGGCTTCCGGCAACCGACTCTACGGCAAGACCATCACCGTCATCAACCGATCCGAGGTCAACGGTCGACCTCTCGCTGCTCTCCTCGCCAACGACGGTGCCACCGTCTACTCTGTGGACATCACCGGTGTCCAGGTCTTCACCCGTGGAGAAGGTATCAAGAAGGCTCGCCACCTTGTCCAGGATAAGGAGGGCTGGAAGCTCGAGGACTGCCTTCCCCTCAGTGATGTTGTTATCGGAGGTGTCCCCGTCGAGTCTTTCAAGGTCCCCACCGAACTCATCCGCGAGGGTGCCGTCTGCATCAACTTTTCGTCTTACAGAAACTTTGACGGACCCGCCATCAAGGAAAAGGCCTCTATCTACGTGCCATCAGTCGGCAAGGTTACCATTGCTATCCTGTTGAGAAACCTGGTT CGCCTCATTGCCAACCGACCCTCCAAGGATGAGTCGCAGAAGAACGTCGAGGCCCGAGCTGAGGCTTTTGCCGACGACTAG
- a CDS encoding hypothetical protein (TransMembrane:1 (o26-47i)), which produces MIPLGAIILRESQKVEDDHYAKLYTLFKSFVFFGGGYIFKLAIVVLLSPQTSSFWSKLNQNKPNQPRFLQRSNPAFAV; this is translated from the exons ATGATTCCTCTTGGAGCAATCATTTTGAGGGAATCACAGAAAGTCGAAGACGATCATTATGCTAAACTATATACG CTCTTCAAGagttttgttttctttggTGGGGGATACATTTTTAAACTTGCgattgttgttcttctttctcctcaAACCTCCAGTTTTTGGTCAAAGTTGAATCAAAACAAACCAAATCAACCCCGATTTCTCCAAAG ATCAAACCCTGCTTTCGCAGTCTGA